TTTTTGGAGATGGCTAATAATAATTTAGAGCCCTCAGTATTGAAGGCTCTGCTTATTGAAGGTTAATCTATTCTTACATTACTTCGGTAATTGATAGGATCTTGCCGCCACGTGAATGGATGTACTTCATTTGGCTTGACATGTCTTTCCCAGATACTAAATAAGTGTTGCCTGCCGTGCGCTGTCTACTGCGGGCAGCTTGAGCTGAGACAACGATTCTGAATCTCTTCTTGGTTGGATCTGCTGCGCCTGATTGTGTACCAGTGCGGTTGATTCGAGTGGTGGTCGAACTCCAACCACCTGGAACTGTATCAGTAGCAACAGAAGTAACGAGTGAAGAACCTGTCTGAACGGTGTCACTCGCTGCATATCCTTCAGCTAATTTCAGGTGACGATTAAAGGCAACCTGAGACCTTCCATTTTCCGAAAGAATACGAGCAAATGGTACGGTATCTTCGCCGAAGGTTGTTTGATATTCAACGCTGTCTACATAGCTACAAATCTCTGCTTCATAACCACTTTCAGCAAGGATTTTTGTATGCTCGCTGATCTCAGCTTGTGATTTTGGTGCCCTTCCTAAGAAGTGCTTAAAGTTTAATTCGATGAAGCGATAAGGAGCATTTGTTTCAAAGAAACGACGCTTGTATTCTGCAGATAACCCAAGCGCGCGTACAAATTCACGAGTACTCAGATAACCATCGATGTACTTGCTTTCAGCTGTGATTGCTCTTTCAAATTCCATCAGGTGTGGGTTGCCCATTACCTGTTTGTAGGAAGCTCTAATTAAGGCATTGAGCTGATCAGTTGAGTCACCAGGGCAGCGCTGGTATGTTTCTTGTTCCCGCTGACCAAGTCCAAAAAATACGTAGCTGTCACCACGCATTGGTGCGCCATCTTTACCACTTGTGACTCCAGGTGCTCTGCTTGCAAAACGACCTGCTGCGAAACTTGGAGTTGGTTTGACTCCGATGGATTCTGATGGCACATTGATTCTTGGTGCCAGGCCGCTTGCATAACTACTGATGAGGTTGCTACTTCCACCTCGGGCGCTATCACTACCCGCAAAGCTTTTTTGAATTGCTGCGAGTAAGGGGAAGGCAGAGGTTGCTAAATCTGCTGGTGATGACCAGGCCCTTGCATAAGGAACCACATCACTTCCGAACACTTCGAGATATTCGGCAGAATCAACAATGCTGTCGATGACAGCTTCCTGACCATGTT
The window above is part of the Synechococcus sp. WH 8020 genome. Proteins encoded here:
- a CDS encoding phycobilisome rod-core linker polypeptide: MSTNKTSSGFGAESKWNNPVSFQKKGASNQKAALTIGEFLKNSCDQMAIGVGPRSHADCPHRVTSECYSPDDNASLDDVIAAAYRQVFGNAHVMDFERCKELEAQLRNGELTVRDFVRGLAKSSFYKQRFFTAVGPQRGIDLNIKHLLGRAPHSQAEVSAKIALQAEHGQEAVIDSIVDSAEYLEVFGSDVVPYARAWSSPADLATSAFPLLAAIQKSFAGSDSARGGSSNLISSYASGLAPRINVPSESIGVKPTPSFAAGRFASRAPGVTSGKDGAPMRGDSYVFFGLGQREQETYQRCPGDSTDQLNALIRASYKQVMGNPHLMEFERAITAESKYIDGYLSTREFVRALGLSAEYKRRFFETNAPYRFIELNFKHFLGRAPKSQAEISEHTKILAESGYEAEICSYVDSVEYQTTFGEDTVPFARILSENGRSQVAFNRHLKLAEGYAASDTVQTGSSLVTSVATDTVPGGWSSTTTRINRTGTQSGAADPTKKRFRIVVSAQAARSRQRTAGNTYLVSGKDMSSQMKYIHSRGGKILSITEVM